The following proteins come from a genomic window of Sesamum indicum cultivar Zhongzhi No. 13 linkage group LG10, S_indicum_v1.0, whole genome shotgun sequence:
- the LOC105171936 gene encoding uncharacterized protein LOC105171936 translates to MCTTRDHSGQAPFKALKPPNPPDKKGDVLTTSLKAAVAIILTFSISLALYFTTRPVFFRWPDVPDPALYMAELYSDHSPTNISHIAFGIGASTGTWEKRLHYSDIWWKPNITRGFVFLEKNPDPRTASEIRHRVSSDWKRFKRSAGSESAVRLARVVVDLFRAGLPNVRWFVMGDDDTVFFPENLVTVLGKYDHRRMVYVGGNSESVEQDVMHAYDMAFGGGGFAISYPLAAQLVSLMDGCLNRYHYFYGSDQRVWACVGELGVGLSRELGFHQIDIRGDPFGLLAAHPLAPLVSLHHLDYVKPLFPNKTQLESLQVLMKAYEVDPSRILQQSFCYQRRHKWSVSISWGYVVQIYPTLLTAKELEMPLLTFRTWRSWKEGPFTFNTRPWSYDPCQQPIIFYLNSVREDSAGDTLTMYRKFAVETDKKCGRQYASAMAIENIIVSAPKMDPEEWKQGTRRQCCEINGSISQGTMRIRIRRCQQSETVTI, encoded by the exons ATGTGCACGACCCGAGATCATTCGGGTCAAGCCCCGTTTAAGGCCCTGAAGCCTCCCAACCCACCGGATAAAAAAGGCGACGTCCTGACGACGTCGTTGAAGGCTGCTGTTGCCATCATCTTAACCTTCTCAATTTCCCTTGCTCTCTACTTCACCACCCGACCCGTTTTCTTCCGCTGGCCCGACGTCCCCGACCCGGCCCTCTACATGGCCGAGCTCTACTCCGACCACTCCCCTACCAACATCTCCCATATTGCTTTCGGCATCGGCGCCTCCACGGGGACTTGGGAGAAACGCCTCCACTACTCGGATATCTGGTGGAAACCCAACATCACACGCGGCTTCGTCTTCCTGGAGAAGAACCCGGACCCCAGAACCGCGTCCGAAATCCGCCACCGGGTTTCCTCCGACTGGAAGAGATTCAAGCGCTCCGCCGGGTCGGAGTCGGCGGTGAGACTGGCCCGGGTGGTGGTCGATTTGTTCCGTGCCGGGTTGCCCAACGTGAGATGGTTCGTGATGGGGGACGACGACACGGTGTTCTTCCCGGAGAACTTGGTGACGGTGCTGGGGAAGTATGATCACCGGCGGATGGTTTACGTCGGCGGAAACTCCGAGAGCGTGGAACAGGACGTGATGCATGCGTACGATATGGCCTTTGGAGGCGGTGGGTTCGCAATTAGTTATCCATTAGCGGCGCAGCTGGTCAGCTTGATGGACGGTTGCCTGAATAGGTATCACTATTTCTACGGCTCAGATCAGAGGGTGTGGGCTTGTGTAGGGGAACTCGGTGTGGGACTATCTAGAGAACTCGGGTTTCACCAg ATTGATATTAGAGGCGATCCGTTCGGTCTTCTGGCAGCACATCCGTTGGCACCTCTGGTTTCTCTTCACCACCTTGACTATGTCAAGCCGTTGTTTCCAAACAAAACGCAGCTAGAGTCGTTGCAAGTGTTGATGAAAGCATATGAAGTCGACCCGTCCAGAATCCTACAGCAAAGCTTTTGCTACCAACGCAGGCACAAATGGTCTGTCTCGATTTCATGGGGCTATGTCGTGCAAATATACCCTACCCTGTTGACGGCCAAAGAGTTGGAGATGCCACTGCTGACGTTCCGAACGTGGAGGAGTTGGAAAGAGGGACCGTTCACGTTCAATACCCGTCCGTGGAGCTATGATCCTTGTCAACAGCCAATTATCTTCTATTTGAACTCGGTCAGGGAGGATTCTGCCGGTGATACACTCACAATGTACAGAAAATTTGCTGTTGAGACAGACAAGAAATGTGGCCGGCAGTATGCTTCCGCCATGGCTATTGAAAACATCATCGTCTCAGCACCGAAAATGGATCCGGAAGAGTGGAAACAG GGGACTAGAAGACAATGCTGTGAGATAAACGGCAGTATATCGCAAGGAACGATGAGGATTAGGATTAGAAGGTGTCAGCAATCGGAGACTGTAACTATATGA